From a single Synechococcales cyanobacterium T60_A2020_003 genomic region:
- a CDS encoding HDIG domain-containing protein, with the protein MKSFRKLSRQLDRCYRNSAFVRKSQEHLSHSAQFVSTQLKQYHQYLKTHQPLHRLQNLDREQVSAIVTSIKSRRRKGPKRRLSHSVVLASAVLSLTSAIGYRFYNEPQLAVGSFAPQTLRAPSDAIVEDTKTTEANREAARTGAVPVLMVDLSVNQRIYQAFQRLIDRGEELRVQAGNFPFVDSGSLSTPTQRYLRRAEEWEWRAVVAAVESDQAISSDRASSVTPSKEGPVVASKELAIIELQNYRRNHAADEWQALKSLIARSRQRYSSTIKVLNSELFAQIDGFQAYSTMLLDLTNEDWLETKLAVRETLERMLTQGIPPGLPNSILDEAVRVQLWDIPSDTEPLASAMLINVLKPNLIKDPEQTKLRAEQAAEAVEPETVSIRRGEVIVQAGEEIRQADFVLLDHFGMSRRRINVLALVGFAGLIGGSIAVFWVVEQCFHPGLRPQDHVLILLLVLSVPLVAIFNVELATLPAIGILIGSFYGSPLGVTVIGLLSIVLPIGMDVAWSALAASSVSGLVGAALAGRLRSREELAFLGLGVGITQGVVYLLISLILSSSAAPVWYSVLTAASIQALLGIAWSVVALGISPYLENLFDLVTPTRLAELSNPNRPLLKRLASEAPGTFQHTLFVATLAEAAARALGRCNVELVRTGTLYHDVGKMHDPLGFIENQMGGPNKHDEIADPWVSAGIIKRHVSEGLVMARKCRLPKAVQDFIPEHQGTMQISYFYYQAVQQAKENPDLVINEADFRYSGPIPQSRETGIVMLADSCEAALRSLKDATPEEALAMVNRILRARWQDNQLVDSGLTREEMAKIAEVFVQVWLQFNHQRIPYPKAAMSPNAPSPTLKA; encoded by the coding sequence ATGAAATCATTTCGAAAACTCTCGCGACAGCTTGACCGGTGTTATCGAAATTCCGCCTTCGTTAGAAAGTCTCAAGAGCACTTGAGCCATTCGGCGCAATTCGTGTCAACCCAACTTAAGCAATATCACCAATACCTGAAGACGCACCAACCCCTGCATCGTCTTCAAAACCTGGATCGGGAACAGGTTAGCGCGATCGTCACATCCATCAAGTCTCGGCGTCGCAAGGGTCCCAAGCGTCGGTTGTCCCATTCCGTTGTATTAGCGTCGGCAGTTCTATCGCTGACCAGTGCGATCGGCTATCGGTTTTATAACGAACCGCAGCTTGCGGTAGGTAGCTTTGCCCCTCAAACCCTGCGGGCTCCCAGTGATGCCATTGTTGAAGACACAAAAACCACAGAAGCCAACCGAGAAGCAGCGCGAACGGGAGCTGTTCCCGTATTAATGGTGGATCTCAGTGTCAATCAACGCATTTATCAAGCCTTTCAACGGTTGATTGATCGCGGGGAAGAACTGCGCGTTCAGGCGGGCAATTTCCCTTTTGTGGATTCGGGTTCCTTATCAACACCAACCCAGCGCTATTTGCGTCGAGCCGAGGAATGGGAATGGCGGGCGGTGGTGGCTGCCGTCGAATCGGATCAGGCGATTTCTAGCGATCGCGCCTCTTCAGTAACGCCGTCAAAAGAAGGGCCTGTGGTGGCCTCTAAGGAACTGGCGATTATTGAGCTACAAAACTATCGACGGAACCATGCTGCGGATGAGTGGCAGGCGTTGAAAAGTCTGATTGCGCGATCGCGCCAGCGCTACAGCAGCACGATCAAGGTACTCAATTCAGAGCTGTTTGCCCAAATCGACGGATTTCAGGCTTACAGCACCATGCTGTTGGACTTAACCAACGAAGACTGGCTCGAAACAAAGCTGGCCGTCCGGGAAACCCTGGAGCGGATGCTGACCCAAGGTATTCCACCCGGGTTGCCCAACTCCATTCTGGACGAAGCAGTGCGGGTGCAGCTTTGGGATATTCCGTCAGACACCGAGCCACTAGCCAGCGCGATGCTGATTAATGTGCTGAAGCCGAACTTGATTAAAGATCCGGAACAAACGAAGCTCCGGGCGGAGCAGGCAGCAGAAGCCGTGGAGCCAGAGACCGTGAGCATCCGCCGAGGGGAGGTGATTGTGCAGGCGGGCGAGGAAATCCGACAGGCTGACTTTGTGCTGTTGGATCACTTTGGCATGAGTCGGCGGCGCATCAATGTGTTGGCGTTGGTCGGGTTTGCGGGTCTCATTGGGGGATCGATCGCTGTGTTTTGGGTAGTAGAGCAATGTTTCCATCCCGGATTACGTCCCCAAGATCATGTGCTGATTTTGCTGCTCGTCTTGAGTGTGCCGTTGGTCGCCATTTTTAATGTAGAATTGGCAACCTTACCCGCGATCGGGATTTTGATTGGCAGCTTTTATGGCTCACCGTTGGGCGTGACCGTGATTGGATTGCTCAGTATTGTGCTGCCGATTGGGATGGATGTGGCCTGGTCGGCGTTGGCTGCGAGTAGCGTCAGTGGTTTGGTGGGTGCGGCCTTAGCTGGACGGTTGCGATCGCGCGAGGAGCTAGCATTCCTGGGCTTGGGCGTTGGGATTACCCAAGGCGTAGTGTACCTCCTGATTAGCCTGATTCTGTCAAGCTCGGCGGCTCCGGTGTGGTACTCCGTGCTCACGGCGGCGAGTATTCAAGCGTTACTCGGTATTGCCTGGAGTGTGGTCGCCCTGGGCATCAGCCCTTACTTGGAGAATTTGTTTGATCTGGTGACCCCGACCCGCTTAGCGGAGTTATCGAACCCGAACCGACCTCTGCTGAAGCGCCTCGCCTCGGAGGCACCAGGCACGTTTCAACATACGCTGTTTGTCGCGACCCTCGCAGAAGCAGCAGCAAGGGCACTGGGGCGTTGCAATGTGGAATTGGTACGCACCGGAACGCTCTACCATGATGTGGGTAAAATGCACGATCCCCTGGGGTTTATCGAAAATCAGATGGGGGGGCCGAATAAACATGACGAAATTGCCGATCCCTGGGTCAGTGCAGGCATTATTAAGCGGCATGTGAGTGAGGGACTGGTCATGGCTCGGAAGTGCCGCCTACCCAAGGCCGTTCAGGACTTCATTCCCGAACACCAGGGCACCATGCAGATTTCGTACTTTTACTACCAGGCCGTGCAGCAAGCGAAGGAAAATCCTGACTTGGTGATTAACGAAGCGGATTTTCGCTACAGTGGCCCGATTCCACAGTCGCGCGAGACGGGGATTGTGATGCTGGCGGATTCGTGCGAGGCGGCGCTGCGATCGCTCAAGGATGCCACACCGGAGGAGGCGTTAGCCATGGTTAACCGAATTTTGCGGGCACGTTGGCAGGATAATCAGCTTGTGGACTCTGGGCTAACCCGCGAGGAGATGGCGAAGATTGCGGAGGTGTTTGTGCAGGTATGGCTGCAATTCAATCATCAGCGGATTCCCTATCCTAAAGCGGCTATGAGTCCGAATGCCCCCTCTCCCACGCTTAAGGCTTAG